From Streptomyces yatensis, one genomic window encodes:
- a CDS encoding polyprenyl synthetase family protein, with amino-acid sequence MSTTTKNRGETVTPATPAVDTAGVMALLERGRTLATPVLRAAVDRLAPPMDTVAAYHFGWIDAEGNPAEGDGGKAVRPALALLSAEAAGAAPEAGVPGAVAVELVHNFSLLHDDLMDGDEQRRHRDTVWKVHGPAQAILVGDALFALANEILLELGTADAGRATRRLTAATRKLIDGQAQDISYEHRERVTVEECLEMEGNKTGALLACAASIGAVLGGADDHTADTLERYGYHLGLAFQAVDDLLGIWGDPEATGKRTWSDLRQRKKSLPVVAALAAGGPDSERLAQILAADAHKPEEEFADFSEEEFAVRAALIEQSGGRDWTSQEARRQHATAMEALNSVDMPAEIRARFVALADFVVVRER; translated from the coding sequence ATGAGCACCACCACCAAGAACAGAGGAGAGACCGTGACCCCGGCGACCCCAGCTGTCGACACCGCAGGAGTCATGGCGTTGCTGGAGCGCGGCCGCACGCTCGCCACACCGGTGCTGCGCGCCGCCGTGGACCGGCTGGCCCCGCCCATGGACACCGTCGCCGCGTACCACTTCGGCTGGATCGACGCCGAGGGCAACCCGGCGGAGGGCGACGGCGGCAAGGCCGTGCGCCCCGCGCTCGCCCTGCTGTCGGCCGAGGCGGCGGGCGCTGCGCCGGAGGCCGGGGTGCCCGGCGCGGTCGCGGTCGAGCTGGTGCACAACTTCTCGCTGCTCCACGACGACCTGATGGACGGGGACGAGCAGCGCCGCCACCGCGACACCGTCTGGAAGGTGCACGGCCCGGCCCAGGCCATCCTGGTCGGTGACGCTCTGTTCGCCCTGGCCAACGAGATACTGCTGGAGCTCGGCACCGCGGACGCCGGGCGGGCCACCCGCCGGCTCACCGCCGCCACCCGCAAGCTCATCGACGGCCAGGCCCAGGACATCTCCTACGAGCACCGCGAGCGGGTCACCGTCGAGGAGTGCCTGGAGATGGAGGGCAACAAGACCGGCGCCCTGCTCGCCTGCGCCGCCTCCATCGGTGCCGTGCTCGGCGGCGCCGACGACCACACCGCCGACACCCTGGAGCGCTACGGCTACCACCTGGGCCTCGCCTTCCAGGCCGTCGACGACCTGCTCGGCATCTGGGGCGACCCGGAGGCGACCGGCAAGCGGACCTGGAGCGATCTGCGCCAGCGCAAGAAGTCCCTCCCCGTGGTCGCCGCGCTCGCCGCCGGCGGCCCCGACTCCGAGCGGCTCGCCCAGATCCTCGCGGCCGACGCGCACAAGCCCGAAGAGGAGTTCGCCGACTTCTCGGAGGAGGAGTTCGCCGTCCGCGCCGCGCTGATCGAACAGTCAGGTGGCCGGGACTGGACCTCCCAGGAGGCCCGCAGACAGCATGCGACCGCCATGGAGGCGCTGAACTCGGTGGACATGCCCGCCGAGATCCGGGCCCGGTTCGTGGCGCTCGCCGACTTCGTCGTCGTACGAGAGAGATGA
- the hpnE gene encoding hydroxysqualene dehydroxylase HpnE has protein sequence MTHSTLGPAPATGRRPAGRSALVIGGGLAGTAAALELADAGLRVTLVEGRPRLGGLAFSFHRSSPAGELTVDNGQHVHLRCCTAYQWFLDRVGAARLAPLQGRLDIPVLDAQGRSGRRLGRLRRTALPVPLHLSRSLATYPHLSLAERAQVGRAALALGRLDPQDPALDGVDFAGWLRRHGQSPRAVEALWDLVGVATLNATAPNASLGLAAMVFKTGLLSRPDAADIGWARAPLGELHHTHARRALDAAGVTTALRTRVTAVTRTPEGRWSVALAGRPGDEPPAEADVLVLAVPQREAHALLPDGALKDPGKLLRIGTAPILNLHVIYDRTVLRRPFFAAIGSPVQWVFDRTDASGLSAAPGAGDSQYLAVSQSAAHDDIDRPVAELRDRYLPELERLLPVARGAAVRDFFVTRERTATFAPVPGVGRLRPSAPTHAPGLYLAGAWTATGWPATMEGAVRSGLSAARAALGHLGRPHVNSLPAPGGETPKEAA, from the coding sequence GTGACCCACTCGACCCTGGGCCCCGCCCCGGCCACCGGCCGACGCCCCGCCGGGCGCAGCGCGCTGGTGATCGGCGGCGGGCTCGCCGGTACGGCGGCGGCGCTCGAGCTGGCCGACGCCGGGCTGCGGGTCACCCTGGTCGAGGGCCGCCCCCGGCTGGGCGGCCTTGCCTTCTCCTTCCACCGTTCCTCCCCGGCGGGCGAGCTGACCGTCGACAACGGCCAGCATGTCCACCTGCGCTGCTGCACCGCCTACCAGTGGTTCCTTGACCGGGTCGGCGCCGCCCGACTCGCCCCGCTCCAGGGCCGGTTGGACATTCCCGTCCTCGACGCCCAGGGGCGGAGCGGGCGGCGGCTCGGCCGGTTGCGCCGCACCGCCCTGCCGGTGCCGCTCCATCTGTCCAGGAGCCTGGCCACCTACCCCCACCTCTCCCTCGCCGAGCGCGCCCAGGTGGGCCGCGCCGCGCTCGCCCTCGGGCGGCTCGACCCCCAGGACCCGGCGCTGGACGGGGTGGACTTCGCCGGCTGGCTGCGCCGCCACGGCCAGTCGCCGCGCGCCGTCGAGGCGCTGTGGGACCTGGTCGGCGTGGCCACGCTCAACGCCACCGCGCCGAACGCCTCGCTGGGCCTCGCCGCGATGGTCTTCAAGACCGGGCTGCTCTCCCGGCCCGACGCCGCCGACATCGGCTGGGCCCGCGCCCCGCTTGGCGAGCTGCACCACACCCACGCCCGCCGCGCCCTGGACGCGGCGGGCGTGACGACCGCGCTGCGCACCCGGGTCACCGCCGTGACCCGCACCCCCGAGGGCCGCTGGAGCGTGGCCCTGGCCGGACGGCCGGGGGACGAGCCCCCCGCCGAGGCGGACGTGCTGGTCCTGGCCGTCCCGCAGCGCGAGGCGCACGCCCTGCTGCCCGACGGCGCCCTGAAGGACCCCGGGAAGCTGCTGCGCATCGGCACCGCGCCGATCCTGAATCTGCATGTGATCTACGACCGCACGGTGCTGCGCCGCCCCTTCTTCGCCGCGATCGGCTCCCCCGTCCAGTGGGTCTTCGACCGTACGGACGCCTCCGGGCTCAGCGCCGCGCCCGGGGCCGGGGACAGCCAGTATCTGGCGGTGTCGCAGTCCGCCGCCCACGACGACATCGACCGCCCGGTGGCCGAGCTGCGCGACCGCTATCTGCCCGAGCTGGAGCGGCTGCTTCCGGTCGCCCGCGGGGCAGCGGTGCGCGACTTCTTCGTCACCCGGGAGCGCACCGCCACCTTCGCCCCCGTTCCCGGCGTCGGCCGCCTCCGGCCGTCCGCCCCGACCCACGCGCCCGGTCTCTACCTGGCCGGCGCGTGGACCGCCACCGGCTGGCCCGCGACCATGGAGGGCGCCGTGCGCAGCGGTCTTTCCGCCGCCCGGGCGGCCCTCGGCCACCTCGGCCGCCCGCATGTGAACTCGCTCCCCGCCCCGGGCGGGGAGACGCCCAAGGAGGCGGCATGA
- the hpnD gene encoding presqualene diphosphate synthase HpnD gives MSRTVKGSPHASAPVLAAYRYCEAVTGHQARNFAYGIRLLPTEKRHAMSALYAFSRRVDDIGDGPLDPEAKRARLADTRALLDRMRGGGIEEDDTDPVAVALAHAAHRFPIPLDALDELIDGVLMDVAGQTYETWDDLKVYCRCVAGAIGRLSLGVFGTAPGTGHSEDELERAPYYADTLGLALQLTNILRDVREDAATGRTYLPADDLAKFGCADAFRGSTAPPDADFTGLVHFEVRRARALFAEGFRLLPLLDRRSGACVSAMAGIYSRLLDRIAKDPAAVLRGRVSLPGHEKAYVAVRGLAGLDARAVERRGTGRPV, from the coding sequence GTGAGCCGGACCGTGAAGGGATCTCCGCACGCGTCCGCGCCAGTGCTCGCGGCGTACCGCTATTGCGAGGCCGTGACCGGGCACCAGGCCCGCAACTTCGCCTACGGCATCAGGCTGCTGCCGACGGAGAAGCGCCATGCGATGTCGGCGCTGTACGCGTTCTCCCGCCGGGTGGACGACATCGGCGACGGCCCCCTCGACCCGGAGGCCAAGCGGGCCCGGCTGGCGGACACCCGCGCCCTGCTGGACCGGATGCGGGGCGGCGGGATCGAGGAGGACGACACCGACCCCGTCGCCGTCGCCCTCGCCCATGCCGCACACCGCTTCCCGATCCCGCTCGACGCGCTGGACGAGCTGATCGACGGCGTGCTGATGGACGTGGCCGGGCAGACCTACGAGACCTGGGACGACCTCAAGGTCTACTGCCGCTGTGTGGCGGGCGCCATCGGACGGCTGTCGCTCGGCGTCTTCGGGACCGCCCCCGGCACCGGCCACAGCGAGGACGAGCTCGAGCGCGCCCCGTACTACGCCGACACCCTCGGGCTCGCCCTGCAGCTGACCAACATCCTCCGGGACGTCCGCGAGGACGCCGCCACCGGGCGCACCTATCTGCCCGCCGACGACCTCGCCAAATTCGGCTGCGCCGACGCCTTCCGCGGCTCCACCGCACCGCCGGACGCCGACTTCACCGGCCTGGTCCACTTCGAGGTGCGCCGGGCCAGGGCGCTCTTCGCCGAGGGCTTCCGGCTGCTGCCGCTGCTGGACCGGCGCAGCGGGGCGTGTGTGTCCGCGATGGCGGGCATCTACAGCAGACTCCTGGACCGGATCGCCAAGGATCCCGCGGCCGTCCTGCGCGGCCGCGTCTCGCTGCCGGGGCACGAGAAGGCCTATGTGGCGGTGCGCGGGCTGGCCGGGTTGGACGCCCGCGCGGTCGAGCGCCGCGGCACCGGGAGGCCGGTGTGA
- the hpnC gene encoding squalene synthase HpnC: MLDKAAHENFPVAPFFLPRAWRTDLMAVYGYARLVDDIGDGDLPPGGADAELLGLDRDQAGDALAMLDAFEADLHRVFQPLGEPRHPLLAALRPTVHRHGLTPEPFRGLIEANRQDQRIRRYATYQELLDYCELSANPVGRLVLGITGTASPERIRHSDAICTALQIIEHLQDVAEDLRRDRVYLPAEDMKRFGVTEADLAAPRGGARLRALVAKEAERAAALLNEGTPLVGSVHGRLKVLLAGFVAGGRAALRAVAAAGHDVLPGPPRPTKLSLLREVGATLRREG; encoded by the coding sequence GTGCTCGACAAGGCCGCCCACGAGAACTTCCCCGTGGCCCCCTTCTTCCTGCCCCGCGCCTGGCGCACCGATCTGATGGCCGTCTACGGCTACGCCCGGCTGGTCGACGACATCGGCGACGGCGATCTGCCCCCCGGCGGCGCCGACGCCGAGTTGCTCGGCCTCGACCGCGACCAGGCGGGCGACGCGCTCGCGATGCTGGACGCCTTCGAGGCCGACCTCCACCGGGTCTTCCAGCCCTTGGGGGAGCCGCGCCATCCGCTGCTGGCGGCCCTGCGCCCCACCGTCCACCGCCACGGGCTCACCCCCGAGCCCTTCCGCGGCCTGATCGAGGCCAACCGCCAGGACCAGCGGATCCGGCGGTACGCCACCTACCAGGAGCTTCTCGACTACTGCGAGCTGTCCGCCAACCCGGTCGGACGGCTCGTCCTCGGCATCACCGGCACCGCGAGCCCCGAGCGGATCCGCCACTCGGACGCCATCTGCACCGCCCTGCAGATCATCGAGCATCTGCAGGACGTGGCCGAGGACCTCCGCAGGGACCGCGTCTATCTGCCCGCCGAGGACATGAAACGCTTCGGTGTGACCGAGGCCGACCTCGCCGCCCCCAGGGGCGGCGCACGGTTGCGCGCGCTGGTCGCGAAGGAGGCGGAACGCGCCGCTGCCCTGCTGAATGAAGGCACCCCCCTGGTGGGTAGCGTCCACGGCAGGCTCAAGGTGCTGCTCGCCGGATTCGTGGCCGGGGGGCGGGCCGCCTTGCGGGCGGTCGCGGCCGCGGGACATGACGTACTCCCTGGACCGCCCAGGCCCACCAAGCTCAGCCTGCTGCGCGAGGTGGGGGCGACACTGCGAAGAGAGGGGTGA
- a CDS encoding TetR/AcrR family transcriptional regulator, translated as MSPGEAHVAPYSRRERLRIATIREIKDVARTLLVQEGPENVTIRAIAREMGMTAPAVYRYFSSRDALILQLRVDIFEEMARFMRGVLGQHPEEEPGRRWISGARALRVWAIKHPHEFGLILGPWAPGLGREETKPERHMSWVFGSVFSDLVADLWRVRGFPAPEVEELDPGLARTLTALSEDQDVDMPPGAIAVMLRCWVRLYGVISMEALGHMSFALSEGQHFFEFELRDLCRVLDIAEFYEEVV; from the coding sequence GTGTCGCCAGGGGAAGCGCACGTCGCACCGTACTCACGGCGCGAGCGCCTGCGCATCGCGACCATCCGTGAAATCAAGGACGTCGCCCGGACGCTCCTGGTTCAGGAGGGCCCGGAAAATGTGACCATCCGCGCCATCGCGCGTGAGATGGGCATGACCGCGCCGGCCGTCTACCGCTACTTCAGTAGTCGGGATGCGCTGATCCTTCAGCTGCGTGTGGACATTTTCGAGGAGATGGCCCGCTTCATGCGTGGGGTCCTCGGTCAGCATCCCGAGGAGGAGCCGGGCCGCCGGTGGATCAGCGGTGCCCGGGCGCTGCGCGTCTGGGCGATCAAGCACCCCCATGAGTTCGGGCTCATCCTCGGCCCGTGGGCCCCGGGGCTCGGCCGTGAGGAGACCAAGCCCGAGCGCCATATGAGCTGGGTCTTCGGCTCCGTCTTCTCCGATCTGGTCGCCGATCTGTGGCGGGTGCGCGGCTTCCCCGCCCCGGAGGTCGAGGAGCTCGACCCCGGCCTCGCGCGCACCCTCACCGCGCTCAGCGAGGACCAGGACGTCGACATGCCCCCCGGCGCCATCGCCGTGATGCTCCGCTGCTGGGTGCGGCTGTACGGAGTGATCTCCATGGAGGCGCTCGGCCATATGTCCTTCGCCCTCTCCGAGGGCCAGCACTTCTTCGAGTTCGAGCTCCGCGATCTGTGCCGGGTGCTGGACATCGCCGAGTTCTACGAAGAGGTCGTCTGA
- a CDS encoding cytochrome P450: MTTATSAPRLAPGPKGVPLMGSLGPWKRNTAEFLLGLQRDHGEIVRMRLGPFLVHQVTEPEAVRRVLVENNGNYVRGPLYEQFGVVMGKGLLTTDGEFWRAHRRAVQPVFLKNAITDIIPNIIRATEEMLETWEAKAAAGEPVDLMTDMLRLTLVTLSRSLFAYDIKPDSAMLKTIVDDVVEVMFRRGTATEMLPSWVPTDRQRKILRIHRVFDRIVADVRRSYAETGEGPLIALMEQATDPATGEPWTDQQIKDELLTVYLAGHETTAVSLCWTLLSIAGHPGVQEELDAEIGTVLGGGLPDVASAESLTYTKMVVDESLRMHPPIWIFPRAAVDADTLGGYDVEPGSSVLLSPLVSHHNPRHWDNPLAFDPYRFTPQAIKERPRMAYLPFGSGPRQCVGNFMALLELRIIVAMVNQRFRISRIPGTELRYGSPVISLRPLQNVMVTVTPRERSTAGPRPSRRTAPAEPAACPHHP, from the coding sequence ATGACCACAGCGACCTCCGCACCGCGCCTGGCACCCGGCCCCAAGGGCGTCCCGCTGATGGGCAGTCTGGGCCCCTGGAAGCGGAACACCGCCGAATTCCTGCTCGGTCTGCAGCGCGACCACGGCGAGATCGTCCGGATGCGGCTCGGCCCCTTCCTGGTACACCAGGTGACCGAACCCGAGGCGGTGCGCCGGGTACTGGTGGAGAACAACGGCAACTACGTCCGCGGCCCGCTCTACGAGCAGTTCGGCGTGGTGATGGGCAAGGGACTGCTCACCACCGACGGCGAGTTCTGGCGCGCCCACCGGCGGGCGGTGCAGCCGGTCTTCCTCAAGAACGCCATCACCGACATCATCCCCAACATCATCCGGGCCACCGAGGAGATGCTGGAGACCTGGGAGGCGAAGGCCGCGGCCGGTGAGCCGGTCGACCTGATGACCGACATGCTGCGGCTGACCCTGGTCACCCTCAGCCGCTCGCTGTTCGCCTACGACATCAAGCCGGACTCGGCCATGCTCAAGACGATCGTGGACGATGTGGTGGAGGTGATGTTCCGGCGCGGCACCGCCACCGAGATGCTGCCCTCGTGGGTCCCGACGGACCGTCAGCGCAAGATCCTCAGGATCCACCGGGTCTTCGACCGCATCGTGGCCGATGTGCGCCGGAGCTACGCGGAGACGGGCGAGGGGCCGCTGATCGCGCTGATGGAGCAGGCCACCGACCCGGCCACCGGTGAGCCCTGGACCGATCAGCAGATCAAGGACGAGCTGCTCACCGTCTATCTGGCCGGCCATGAGACCACGGCCGTCTCCCTGTGCTGGACGCTGCTGTCGATCGCCGGCCACCCCGGCGTCCAGGAGGAGCTGGACGCCGAGATCGGCACGGTGCTCGGGGGCGGGCTGCCGGACGTGGCGAGCGCCGAGTCGCTCACGTACACCAAGATGGTCGTCGACGAGAGCCTGCGGATGCACCCGCCCATCTGGATCTTTCCGAGGGCGGCGGTGGACGCGGACACCCTCGGCGGCTATGACGTCGAACCGGGCTCCTCGGTGCTGCTGTCCCCGCTGGTCTCCCACCACAACCCGCGCCACTGGGACAACCCGCTGGCCTTCGACCCGTACCGGTTCACCCCGCAGGCCATCAAGGAGCGGCCGCGGATGGCGTACCTCCCGTTCGGCTCGGGACCCCGGCAGTGCGTCGGCAACTTCATGGCGCTGCTGGAGCTGCGCATCATCGTGGCCATGGTGAACCAGCGCTTCCGGATCAGCCGGATCCCGGGGACCGAGCTGAGGTACGGCTCGCCGGTGATCTCGCTGCGGCCGCTGCAGAACGTGATGGTCACGGTGACCCCGCGCGAGCGGAGCACCGCCGGGCCCCGTCCGTCCCGGCGGACCGCCCCCGCCGAACCCGCCGCCTGCCCCCACCACCCGTAG
- a CDS encoding SDR family NAD(P)-dependent oxidoreductase, translated as MTGRSPAPGAGAGLPVLITGCSSGIGRACALRLHRAGHAVYATARRPETLDELAALGIRTLALDVTDEESMATAVAKVEAEHGAVGALVNSAGYAMSGCIEEASMAEVREQFETNVYGLVRLSQLVLPAMRAHGGGTIVNISSIFGRYAVPGSGFYNATKHAVEALSDSLRNEVADFGVRVVLVEPGPVRTTRFGATYVANLRPVSRTYETFRRESAEYFEAIYTGSRRTLAGTFAIQSDDVARRVAKVVAKGARGSRPRARYPVGLLAHSTIALRRLTPDALFDHLFVRRLFPVPRGPRPRKQGDHR; from the coding sequence GTGACCGGCCGCTCGCCGGCCCCGGGCGCCGGGGCCGGCCTCCCGGTCCTCATCACCGGCTGCTCCTCCGGTATCGGCCGCGCGTGCGCGCTGCGGCTGCACCGGGCCGGGCATGCCGTATACGCCACCGCGCGGCGGCCCGAGACCCTCGATGAGCTCGCCGCGCTCGGCATCCGCACCCTGGCGCTCGACGTCACCGACGAGGAGTCGATGGCCACCGCGGTCGCCAAGGTCGAGGCGGAGCACGGCGCGGTCGGGGCGCTGGTCAACAGCGCCGGCTACGCCATGTCGGGCTGTATCGAGGAAGCCTCCATGGCCGAGGTGCGCGAGCAGTTCGAGACCAATGTGTACGGACTGGTCCGGCTCAGCCAGCTGGTGCTGCCCGCGATGCGCGCCCACGGCGGCGGCACCATCGTCAACATCTCCTCCATCTTCGGCCGTTACGCCGTCCCCGGCTCGGGCTTCTACAACGCCACCAAGCACGCCGTGGAGGCGCTCAGCGACTCCCTGCGCAACGAGGTGGCCGACTTCGGGGTGCGGGTCGTCCTCGTCGAGCCGGGACCGGTGCGCACCACCCGCTTCGGCGCCACCTACGTCGCCAATCTGCGGCCGGTGAGCCGGACGTACGAGACCTTCCGCCGGGAGAGCGCCGAGTACTTCGAGGCGATCTACACCGGCAGCCGCCGGACCCTGGCGGGCACCTTCGCGATCCAGTCCGACGACGTGGCCCGGCGGGTGGCGAAGGTGGTGGCCAAGGGCGCCCGCGGCTCCCGGCCGCGCGCCCGCTACCCCGTCGGACTCCTCGCCCACAGCACGATCGCCCTGCGGCGCCTTACGCCCGACGCCCTTTTCGACCATCTCTTCGTGCGCCGCCTCTTTCCGGTGCCCCGCGGGCCGCGGCCGCGAAAGCAAGGAGACCACCGATGA
- a CDS encoding ester cyclase, which translates to MSTPEQNKAVLARYYEQCLNKGNLDVIYEGATEDHISHGTAENGKEGVEHLKEWVRLQRASFPDLQVTVDDWILDGNKVVSRFTARGTHTGDPYAGIIPAQGRALEIPGIVIDEFNDEGKIVESWFSMDSYDLATQLGAFDAPPA; encoded by the coding sequence ATGTCCACTCCCGAACAGAACAAGGCCGTCCTCGCGCGCTACTACGAGCAGTGCCTCAACAAGGGCAATCTGGACGTCATCTACGAGGGCGCCACCGAGGATCACATCAGCCACGGCACCGCCGAGAACGGCAAGGAAGGCGTGGAGCACCTGAAGGAGTGGGTGCGGCTGCAGCGCGCCTCCTTCCCCGACCTCCAGGTCACCGTGGACGACTGGATCCTGGACGGGAACAAGGTCGTCAGCCGGTTCACCGCACGCGGCACCCACACCGGCGACCCCTACGCGGGCATCATCCCGGCGCAGGGCCGCGCGCTGGAGATCCCCGGCATCGTCATCGACGAGTTCAACGACGAGGGCAAGATCGTGGAGAGCTGGTTCTCCATGGACAGCTACGACCTCGCCACCCAGCTCGGGGCGTTCGACGCGCCCCCCGCGTGA
- a CDS encoding SDR family NAD(P)-dependent oxidoreductase, translating to MTVAEDGGPVQPVTRMVWRLTELPPLAGPHPRLAGIRVLLTGGEEDIAAGVERELKEHGALVRREPDGPGPVDAIVDLTVGRTHDPDPAAFAGAWREALTETVTALRGVYDDWAAETAADRLFYLAVSYLGGGMGQHPRDGLEQPLGGIWAGLAKTLHREFPNVNARVVDIDLAASADLPGIVAAELGRTGEIEVGHRDGRRFTLTPEDRPVAPPALTLGPEDTVLISGGGRGIGWELARSLAARHGVRVVVTGREPFPSGDEPWFGVDEAGWKRYEKEVWASRTKGESPARTRARLARTRRLWELATHLTRARREGLRIEYARCDFTDRAQVRELVRREDALEGGRLAGVVHNAGVDTSARLPKKTDEEILRTVEVKIEGFLNVFEEVRDRDLKFFCSVGSLTGRLGGMVGQLEYAAANDGLARLGQWAARRAAFPVMTLAWPTWDRIGLIANFAATLRYMAAIDVADGLERWRAELLGASEGEVTFVGPLGQAIDPGQAIGYPVVPALPGFATAYPKIFHLGEVTAYQPHARMTARVVLDPEHTPALGDFRIDGVPALPPSLLLENAVRAAEWIVPEDFPALTAGLLEEIVVPLSLLRLDGPAIRLVREARGFHEGHNWTVEVRYRREGAADGPEASLRIVHETGAPRPPAPPSPTVRQTTTLRSGPPFLHWRGAVVPLCAWGVEPAGRLVAEVPRCLPADLWATPLVPGTALPVAALENVVRRRTTQGDGLSVTADPLVLGRITPHSAERGPTRIEGDPSLGVWRITDADSGDPVATVSGLSGPLGNTTE from the coding sequence ATGACCGTGGCCGAGGACGGCGGGCCGGTCCAGCCGGTGACCCGGATGGTGTGGCGGCTCACCGAGCTGCCACCCCTCGCCGGGCCGCACCCCCGGCTCGCCGGGATACGGGTGCTCTTGACAGGCGGCGAGGAGGACATCGCCGCCGGGGTGGAGCGCGAACTGAAGGAACACGGCGCGCTGGTGCGCCGGGAGCCGGACGGCCCCGGCCCCGTGGACGCCATCGTCGACCTCACCGTGGGCCGGACCCACGACCCGGACCCCGCCGCCTTCGCCGGGGCCTGGCGGGAGGCGCTGACCGAGACCGTGACCGCGCTGCGCGGCGTGTACGACGACTGGGCGGCGGAGACCGCCGCGGACCGGCTGTTCTATCTCGCCGTCAGCTATCTCGGCGGCGGGATGGGCCAGCATCCGCGGGACGGTCTGGAGCAGCCCCTGGGCGGCATCTGGGCGGGGCTCGCCAAGACCCTGCACCGGGAGTTCCCCAATGTGAACGCCCGCGTCGTCGACATCGACCTGGCCGCCTCCGCCGACCTGCCCGGCATCGTCGCCGCCGAGCTCGGCCGTACCGGCGAGATCGAGGTCGGCCACCGGGACGGCCGCCGGTTCACCCTCACCCCCGAGGACCGGCCCGTGGCCCCGCCCGCCCTCACCCTCGGCCCCGAGGACACCGTGCTGATCTCCGGCGGCGGCCGGGGCATCGGCTGGGAGCTGGCCCGCTCGCTGGCCGCCCGGCACGGCGTACGGGTCGTGGTCACCGGCCGGGAGCCGTTCCCGAGCGGGGACGAGCCCTGGTTCGGTGTGGACGAGGCCGGGTGGAAGCGGTACGAGAAGGAGGTCTGGGCGAGCCGTACGAAGGGCGAGTCGCCCGCGCGGACCCGGGCCCGGCTCGCCCGCACCCGCCGGCTGTGGGAGCTCGCCACCCATCTGACCCGCGCCCGGCGGGAGGGGCTGCGCATCGAGTACGCGCGCTGCGACTTCACCGACCGCGCCCAGGTGCGCGAGCTCGTCCGGCGCGAGGACGCGCTGGAGGGCGGCAGGCTCGCCGGAGTGGTGCACAACGCCGGAGTGGACACCTCCGCCCGGCTGCCGAAGAAGACCGACGAGGAGATCCTGCGCACCGTCGAGGTCAAGATCGAGGGCTTCCTCAACGTCTTCGAGGAGGTGCGCGACCGCGACCTGAAGTTCTTCTGCAGCGTCGGCTCCCTCACCGGACGCCTCGGCGGCATGGTCGGCCAGCTCGAATACGCCGCGGCCAACGACGGGCTGGCCCGGCTCGGCCAGTGGGCCGCCCGCCGGGCCGCGTTCCCCGTGATGACCCTCGCCTGGCCCACCTGGGACCGCATCGGACTGATCGCCAACTTCGCCGCCACCCTGCGCTACATGGCCGCGATCGACGTGGCGGACGGGCTGGAGCGCTGGCGGGCCGAACTGCTGGGGGCCTCCGAGGGCGAGGTCACCTTCGTCGGGCCACTCGGCCAGGCCATCGACCCCGGACAGGCCATCGGCTATCCGGTGGTGCCCGCGCTGCCCGGTTTCGCCACCGCCTATCCGAAGATCTTTCACCTCGGTGAGGTGACCGCCTACCAGCCGCACGCCCGGATGACGGCACGCGTCGTCCTCGACCCCGAACACACCCCCGCGCTCGGCGACTTCCGCATCGACGGCGTCCCCGCGCTGCCGCCCTCCCTCCTGCTGGAGAACGCCGTGCGGGCCGCCGAATGGATCGTCCCGGAGGACTTCCCGGCGCTCACGGCCGGTCTCCTGGAGGAGATCGTGGTGCCGCTGTCGCTGCTGCGCCTGGACGGCCCCGCGATCCGGCTGGTCCGCGAGGCCCGCGGCTTCCACGAGGGGCACAACTGGACCGTCGAGGTCCGCTACCGCCGGGAGGGGGCCGCGGACGGCCCCGAGGCGAGCCTGCGCATCGTCCACGAGACCGGCGCGCCACGGCCGCCCGCCCCGCCGAGCCCCACCGTCCGGCAGACCACCACCCTCCGCTCCGGCCCGCCGTTCCTGCACTGGCGCGGCGCCGTGGTGCCGCTGTGCGCATGGGGGGTGGAGCCGGCGGGCCGGCTGGTGGCCGAGGTCCCGCGCTGCCTGCCGGCCGACCTGTGGGCGACGCCCCTCGTACCCGGGACGGCCCTGCCGGTCGCCGCGCTGGAGAACGTGGTGCGGCGCCGCACCACCCAGGGCGACGGCCTCTCGGTCACCGCGGACCCGCTGGTCCTCGGCCGCATCACACCGCACTCCGCCGAGCGCGGACCCACCCGTATCGAGGGCGATCCCTCGCTCGGCGTCTGGCGGATCACCGACGCAGACTCCGGAGACCCCGTGGCGACCGTCTCGGGACTCTCCGGCCCGCTGGGAAACACCACGGAATAA